A genomic window from Micromonospora sp. WMMA1947 includes:
- a CDS encoding class E sortase — protein sequence MTGGDPRERAGHDRREEEPTAFLSRVERPAPASPPPLDLPWPDAGPAHTAPARRGPDTRPPVPPPSAPPPSAPPRTGTPVAPPPPWPGSQAHQQTSASRAEAAPRFRPQAGELPPRGTPHPAGPAHQGPAHQGAGHHGPAQNGPAQHSPAQNGPAQHSPARHRPAQNGPAPQGPAPRGGSAPGMRPAAPGDVPTLPGDRPAGPGPYGPAPHNAVRHFTGGAIPPERGGRGGQPPQAGARPGETGGRPPEAGRRPAGGEERPPGVPRFGGPAGADRNPPVDPGATTVLPAVTRPPRDPHLDATGLMGAVPPPPDDGGGGGGGGEPPAEPPRPRRGERVVQLRPEQTGDGYRSVYSELTRPTVGSRLRTVVRGTGELLITFGLVVLLFAGYEIWGKAVIVEAHQNDLSSQLAQEWDAAADPTVGPTTGPTVKPKPPAEGRPVAGLYIPKFDKHWVVVEGVSPDDIRYAPGRYPDSAMPGEVGNFSVAGHRIRSTFWRLDEMATGDPIVVETKTEWLVYRVYQQRIVKPSQVEVVAPVPGKPGQKPTEKLLTLTTCNPKFDNYQRLIIHARLDHTQAKSAGRPAELEA from the coding sequence GTGACCGGCGGCGACCCCCGGGAACGCGCCGGCCACGACCGCCGGGAGGAGGAGCCGACCGCGTTCCTGTCCCGGGTCGAGCGCCCGGCCCCGGCGTCGCCACCCCCGCTCGACCTGCCCTGGCCCGACGCCGGTCCGGCACACACCGCCCCGGCCCGACGCGGCCCGGACACCCGGCCGCCCGTTCCACCGCCCTCCGCCCCGCCGCCCTCCGCCCCGCCACGGACCGGCACGCCGGTCGCTCCGCCGCCGCCGTGGCCGGGCAGTCAGGCGCACCAGCAGACGAGCGCCTCCCGCGCCGAGGCCGCCCCCCGGTTCCGCCCGCAGGCCGGCGAGCTTCCCCCCAGGGGTACGCCCCACCCGGCCGGCCCCGCGCACCAGGGGCCGGCGCACCAGGGGGCCGGGCACCACGGGCCGGCGCAGAACGGCCCAGCGCAGCACAGTCCCGCGCAGAACGGTCCCGCACAGCACAGTCCCGCGCGTCATCGGCCGGCGCAGAACGGTCCCGCACCCCAGGGGCCGGCACCCCGGGGCGGCAGCGCCCCCGGGATGCGCCCGGCCGCACCCGGCGACGTTCCGACCCTGCCGGGTGACCGTCCGGCGGGACCGGGGCCCTACGGGCCGGCACCGCACAACGCCGTCCGCCACTTCACCGGTGGGGCGATCCCGCCCGAACGCGGTGGCCGTGGTGGACAACCACCACAGGCAGGCGCCCGCCCGGGGGAGACCGGCGGACGCCCGCCGGAGGCCGGTCGCCGACCGGCGGGGGGTGAGGAACGGCCGCCCGGCGTACCCCGTTTCGGTGGACCGGCCGGCGCGGACCGGAATCCTCCGGTCGATCCCGGAGCCACCACGGTGCTGCCCGCCGTCACCCGGCCGCCGAGGGACCCTCACCTGGACGCCACCGGGCTGATGGGCGCGGTGCCCCCGCCGCCGGACGACGGCGGTGGTGGCGGTGGTGGCGGTGAGCCGCCCGCCGAGCCGCCTCGCCCCCGGCGCGGCGAGCGGGTGGTGCAACTGCGACCCGAGCAGACCGGCGACGGATACCGCAGCGTCTACTCCGAGCTGACCCGCCCCACCGTCGGCTCCCGGCTGCGCACTGTCGTCCGCGGCACCGGTGAACTGCTGATCACGTTCGGCTTGGTGGTGCTCCTCTTCGCCGGGTACGAGATCTGGGGCAAGGCGGTCATCGTCGAGGCCCACCAGAACGACCTGAGCAGCCAGCTCGCCCAGGAGTGGGACGCGGCGGCGGACCCGACGGTCGGCCCGACCACCGGGCCGACGGTGAAGCCGAAGCCACCGGCCGAGGGCAGGCCGGTCGCCGGCCTCTACATCCCCAAGTTCGACAAGCACTGGGTGGTGGTCGAGGGGGTCAGCCCGGACGACATCCGGTACGCGCCGGGCCGCTACCCGGACAGTGCCATGCCCGGCGAGGTGGGCAACTTCTCCGTCGCCGGCCACCGGATCCGCTCCACGTTCTGGCGGCTGGACGAGATGGCCACCGGCGACCCGATTGTGGTCGAGACCAAGACGGAGTGGCTCGTCTACCGGGTCTACCAGCAGCGGATCGTCAAGCCGTCCCAGGTGGAGGTGGTCGCGCCGGTGCCCGGCAAGCCGGGTCAGAAGCCCACCGAGAAGCTGCTCACGCTCACCACCTGCAACCCGAAGTTCGACAACTACCAGCGGCTGATCATCCACGCCCGGCTGGACCACACCCAGGCCAAGTCGGCGGGCCGCCCGGCCGAACTGGAGGCGTGA
- a CDS encoding aminodeoxychorismate/anthranilate synthase component II — protein MRVLVIDNYDSFVFNLVQYLGQLGADCEVRRNDEIDVAEVGRAGAAGVLLSPGPGSPDRAGICLDVIREYAGKLPIFGVCLGHQAIGEAFGATVARAPELLHGKTSEVRHDGVGVLAGLPDPFTATRYHSLAVLPETLPDELEVTGRTASGVVMAMRHRTLPIEGVQFHPESVLTEGGHLMLANWLAACGYPTALERAPELAAEVDARRQAAFSPA, from the coding sequence ATGCGCGTACTGGTGATCGACAACTACGACTCGTTCGTCTTCAACCTCGTGCAGTATCTCGGCCAGCTCGGGGCCGACTGCGAGGTGCGGCGCAACGACGAGATCGACGTCGCCGAGGTGGGCCGGGCCGGTGCCGCCGGTGTCCTGCTGTCGCCCGGTCCCGGCAGCCCGGACCGCGCCGGCATCTGCCTGGACGTGATCCGCGAGTATGCCGGCAAGCTCCCGATCTTCGGCGTCTGCCTCGGTCACCAGGCGATCGGCGAGGCGTTCGGCGCGACTGTGGCCCGCGCGCCGGAACTGCTGCACGGCAAGACCTCTGAGGTACGCCACGACGGTGTGGGCGTGCTCGCCGGCCTGCCCGACCCGTTCACCGCCACCCGCTACCACTCGCTGGCCGTCCTGCCCGAGACGCTGCCCGACGAGCTGGAGGTCACCGGCCGCACCGCTTCCGGCGTGGTGATGGCGATGCGGCACCGCACGCTGCCGATCGAGGGCGTGCAGTTCCACCCGGAGTCGGTGCTGACCGAGGGCGGCCACCTGATGCTGGCGAACTGGCTGGCCGCCTGCGGCTACCCCACGGCGCTGGAGCGGGCCCCGGAGCTGGCCGCCGAGGTGGACGCCCGCCGCCAGGCCGCCTTCTCCCCGGCCTGA
- the pknB gene encoding Stk1 family PASTA domain-containing Ser/Thr kinase translates to MTAQARLLGGRYQVGELLGYGGMAEVHRGRDLRLGRDVAIKMLRADLARDATFQMRFRREAQNAASLNHPAIVAVYDTGEETGPTGETLPFIVMEFVNGRTLKEVLGVEGRLQPRRALEICADMCAALEFSHRHGIIHRDIKPGNVMLTQTGQVKVMDFGIARALASGATTMTQTSAVIGTAQYLSPEQARGEAVDARSDVYAAGCVLFELLCGHPPFVGDSPVSVAYQHVREQPPTPSTINPDVNPAVDAIVLKALSKNPLNRYQSAGEMRADLLRAAAGRPVLATPVMPADETMPMGAAAGGGYHQAQQTQMMGPQTRQQPVARVGDPGKRKSSSWVIAAFAALGVLAVIALGTALWLNQAGNEKVSVPQVVGRTQAEAQAALTQAGLRFATGDPVQNTDCQKGSVVDQSPSFGQRVEKDTEVTVNVCTGPGQVTIPTNLTGGTYDAASDRLTELKLIPVREDVNNSAQKGQVVDVSPKEGSAVAEGSKVTLKVSRGNVSEVPNVRGYTEEQARQRLKEAGYEVRVREGNEVEPSQAGKVSSQSPSAGTSLAKGERVTIEVDVPREEEEPTSPTPSGSPSTSPSTPGNGGGNGGGSGFPFPPVAPTRTDR, encoded by the coding sequence ATGACAGCGCAGGCCCGCCTGCTCGGTGGCAGGTATCAGGTCGGCGAGCTGCTGGGCTACGGCGGCATGGCCGAGGTGCACCGCGGCCGTGACCTCCGGCTCGGGCGGGATGTCGCGATCAAGATGCTCCGTGCCGATCTGGCCCGGGATGCCACCTTCCAGATGCGGTTCCGCCGTGAGGCGCAGAACGCCGCCTCCCTCAACCACCCGGCCATCGTCGCCGTCTACGACACCGGTGAGGAAACCGGCCCCACGGGCGAGACCCTGCCGTTCATCGTGATGGAGTTCGTCAACGGCCGGACCCTCAAGGAGGTCCTGGGCGTCGAGGGGCGGCTCCAGCCGCGCCGGGCGCTGGAGATCTGCGCCGACATGTGCGCGGCGCTGGAGTTCAGCCACCGGCACGGGATCATCCACCGGGACATCAAGCCCGGAAACGTGATGCTCACCCAGACCGGCCAGGTCAAGGTGATGGACTTCGGCATCGCCCGGGCGCTGGCCAGCGGCGCCACCACGATGACGCAGACCAGCGCGGTCATCGGCACCGCGCAATACCTGTCTCCCGAGCAGGCGCGCGGTGAGGCGGTCGACGCCCGCTCCGACGTCTACGCGGCCGGCTGCGTGCTGTTCGAGCTGCTCTGCGGCCACCCGCCGTTCGTCGGGGACAGCCCGGTCAGCGTCGCGTACCAGCACGTGCGGGAGCAGCCGCCGACGCCGAGCACGATCAACCCGGACGTCAACCCCGCTGTTGACGCCATCGTGCTCAAGGCGCTGTCGAAGAACCCGCTCAACCGCTACCAGAGCGCCGGCGAGATGCGGGCCGATCTGCTCCGCGCCGCCGCCGGGCGGCCGGTGCTCGCCACCCCGGTGATGCCGGCCGACGAGACCATGCCGATGGGCGCCGCCGCGGGTGGTGGCTACCACCAGGCGCAGCAGACCCAGATGATGGGCCCGCAGACCCGCCAGCAGCCGGTGGCGCGGGTCGGTGACCCGGGCAAGCGCAAGAGCTCGTCCTGGGTCATCGCCGCGTTCGCCGCGCTCGGCGTGCTGGCGGTGATCGCGCTCGGCACCGCGCTCTGGCTCAACCAGGCCGGCAACGAGAAGGTGTCGGTGCCGCAGGTGGTGGGCCGCACGCAGGCCGAGGCGCAGGCGGCGCTCACCCAGGCCGGGCTGCGGTTCGCCACGGGTGACCCGGTGCAGAACACCGACTGCCAGAAGGGCTCGGTGGTCGACCAGAGCCCGTCGTTCGGCCAGCGGGTCGAGAAGGACACCGAGGTCACCGTCAACGTCTGCACCGGCCCCGGCCAGGTGACCATCCCCACCAACCTGACGGGTGGCACGTACGACGCCGCGAGCGACCGTCTGACCGAACTCAAGCTGATCCCGGTGCGCGAGGACGTCAACAACAGCGCGCAGAAGGGCCAGGTCGTCGACGTCTCACCGAAGGAAGGCAGTGCGGTCGCCGAGGGCAGCAAGGTGACGCTCAAGGTCTCTCGGGGCAACGTCAGCGAGGTGCCGAACGTCCGCGGTTACACCGAGGAGCAGGCGAGGCAGCGGCTCAAGGAGGCCGGCTACGAGGTCCGGGTCCGGGAGGGCAACGAGGTCGAGCCGTCCCAGGCGGGCAAGGTGAGCAGCCAGTCGCCGTCCGCCGGGACCAGCCTGGCCAAGGGCGAGCGGGTGACCATCGAGGTCGACGTGCCGCGCGAGGAGGAGGAGCCGACCAGCCCGACGCCGAGCGGCTCCCCCAGCACGTCCCCGAGCACGCCGGGCAACGGTGGCGGCAACGGCGGCGGCAGCGGCTTTCCGTTCCCGCCCGTGGCGCCGACGCGTACCGACCGCTGA
- a CDS encoding serine/threonine-protein kinase, translated as MLGPGVKLGNRYRLDERIASGGMGDVWRGTDQVLGRTVAVKSLLPALLDEPGFAERFRGEARTMATINHPGVVDVYDFGSDQHIAFLVMEYVEGDALSATLSRVGRLTPARTMALMAQAADALHAAHEKGIVHRDVKPGNLLVRPNGTLVLTDFGIARSELVGQLTAAGSVLGTASYISPEQATGAVATPASDVYALGVVAYQCLAGRRPFEGDNPLEIAMKHVRDTPRALPADIPPQVRAIVERAMAKDPAARWPSAAALASIARQAKLALSQAARSGHPISGVPASPAAPVARAQVPTAVPRPQPPAAAPRPQPRPPVSPARPPVMPHPAVVAHPAPRPPVAPRGAAPVPQPRPVPPHNPMGYARPPVAAPPRRSRSGLWTTAIVVAVLVILCSGVISFLYRKYGDTAAAPASVSVTSGAVRAYGGDYPVRTSYRREVRLLPAGGGTTTSEGRETR; from the coding sequence GTGCTCGGTCCGGGAGTGAAGCTCGGCAACCGCTACCGCCTCGACGAGCGGATCGCCAGCGGTGGCATGGGCGACGTGTGGCGCGGCACCGACCAGGTGCTGGGCCGTACCGTCGCGGTCAAGAGCCTGCTCCCGGCCCTTCTGGACGAACCCGGCTTCGCCGAGCGGTTCCGCGGCGAGGCGCGGACCATGGCCACCATCAACCACCCGGGCGTGGTCGACGTCTACGACTTCGGCAGCGACCAGCACATCGCGTTCCTGGTGATGGAGTACGTCGAGGGCGACGCGCTCTCCGCCACGCTCAGCCGGGTCGGCCGGCTCACCCCAGCCCGCACGATGGCACTGATGGCCCAGGCCGCCGACGCGTTGCACGCGGCGCACGAGAAGGGCATCGTGCACCGCGACGTGAAGCCCGGCAACCTGCTGGTCCGGCCGAACGGCACGCTCGTGCTCACCGACTTCGGCATCGCCCGCTCGGAGCTGGTCGGCCAGCTCACCGCGGCCGGCTCGGTGCTCGGCACCGCCTCGTACATCTCGCCGGAGCAGGCCACCGGCGCGGTCGCCACCCCCGCCTCGGACGTCTACGCGCTGGGTGTCGTGGCGTACCAGTGCCTGGCCGGCCGCCGCCCGTTCGAAGGGGACAACCCGCTCGAGATCGCCATGAAGCACGTGCGGGACACTCCGCGGGCGCTTCCGGCCGACATCCCGCCCCAGGTCCGGGCGATCGTGGAGCGGGCCATGGCGAAGGACCCGGCCGCGCGCTGGCCCAGCGCCGCCGCGCTGGCGAGCATCGCCCGGCAGGCCAAGCTCGCGCTCTCCCAGGCGGCCCGCTCCGGGCACCCGATCTCCGGCGTACCCGCCTCGCCGGCCGCGCCCGTCGCGCGGGCGCAGGTGCCGACCGCCGTGCCGCGTCCGCAGCCGCCGGCCGCCGCCCCGCGCCCGCAGCCCCGGCCGCCGGTGTCCCCGGCGCGCCCGCCTGTCATGCCGCACCCGGCCGTGGTCGCACACCCCGCCCCACGTCCGCCGGTGGCGCCGCGCGGCGCGGCCCCCGTCCCGCAGCCACGCCCGGTGCCGCCGCACAACCCCATGGGGTACGCCCGACCGCCCGTCGCCGCGCCGCCCCGGCGCTCCCGGTCCGGGCTGTGGACGACGGCGATCGTGGTGGCCGTGCTGGTCATCCTCTGTTCGGGCGTGATTTCGTTCCTGTACCGGAAATACGGTGATACCGCAGCCGCCCCGGCGAGTGTGAGCGTGACCTCCGGCGCGGTGCGGGCGTACGGAGGCGACTATCCGGTCCGCACGTCGTACCGTCGTGAGGTACGCCTCCTGCCGGCCGGCGGCGGTACGACGACGAGCGAAGGACGAGAGACGCGATGA
- a CDS encoding penicillin-binding transpeptidase domain-containing protein has translation MNAPLRRVGVVVMVLFGLLFANLNWIQAYKADEYRNSDYNGRVQVAEYDRKRGNIEVGGTAYAVSKETGGELKYQRTYPGGAMYAHVLGWKPVNGSASGIERVENDFLAGTSDALIASRIKDMFTGDETGGGNVLLTLSKRAQETAFKQLNDNQVGATKGAAIAIDPRTGAVQALVSMPSFDPNPLASHNSTEADRAYNTLEKDKDRPLANRALSETLPPGSTFKIIMAAAALENGVGQQTRIPAGSSYTAPGAGQPIRNAAPSICPESQVTLREAVTESCNTGFAQLGVRLGADKVKEKAKQFGFEQEDLNVGQLGEGGLSVAASRTGDMQNPDGSTDQAALAQSSIGQNNVRMTPLQGAMIAAAVANKDGKQMRPYLVKQLLGPDRTTVYDAAQPRELRRPISGQVAADLRDMMQNVVKEGTGRRAAIDGYVVGGKTGTAQSGPNTPDHGWFIGFALDKDGTPLSAVCVELEQAGNGGSAEAARIAGRIMAAAIADSGRR, from the coding sequence GTGAACGCCCCCCTGCGCCGCGTCGGCGTGGTCGTGATGGTCCTGTTCGGGCTGCTGTTCGCGAACCTGAACTGGATCCAGGCCTACAAGGCCGACGAGTACCGCAACAGCGACTACAACGGCCGGGTCCAGGTCGCCGAGTACGACCGCAAGCGCGGCAACATCGAGGTCGGCGGCACCGCGTACGCGGTCAGCAAGGAGACCGGCGGTGAGCTGAAGTACCAGCGCACCTACCCGGGCGGGGCGATGTACGCGCACGTGCTCGGCTGGAAGCCGGTCAACGGCAGCGCGAGCGGCATCGAGCGGGTGGAGAACGACTTCCTGGCCGGCACCAGCGACGCGCTCATCGCCAGCCGGATCAAGGACATGTTCACCGGTGACGAGACCGGTGGCGGCAACGTGCTGCTGACGCTCTCCAAGCGGGCCCAGGAGACGGCGTTCAAGCAGCTGAACGACAACCAGGTCGGCGCGACCAAGGGCGCGGCCATCGCGATCGACCCGCGTACCGGCGCGGTGCAGGCGCTCGTCTCCATGCCGAGCTTCGACCCGAACCCGCTGGCCAGCCACAACAGCACCGAGGCGGACCGGGCGTACAACACGCTGGAGAAGGACAAGGACCGCCCGCTGGCGAACCGGGCACTGTCCGAGACGCTGCCCCCGGGCTCCACCTTCAAGATCATCATGGCCGCGGCGGCGCTGGAGAACGGCGTCGGGCAGCAGACCCGCATCCCGGCCGGCTCCAGCTACACCGCGCCCGGTGCCGGCCAGCCGATCCGCAACGCCGCGCCGTCGATCTGCCCCGAGTCGCAGGTCACTTTGCGGGAGGCGGTGACCGAGTCCTGCAACACCGGCTTCGCCCAGCTCGGCGTCCGCCTCGGCGCCGACAAGGTCAAGGAGAAGGCGAAGCAGTTCGGCTTCGAGCAGGAGGACCTCAACGTCGGCCAGCTCGGCGAGGGCGGCCTGTCGGTGGCGGCCAGCCGCACCGGCGACATGCAGAACCCGGACGGCAGCACCGACCAGGCCGCGCTGGCGCAGTCCTCGATCGGCCAGAACAACGTGCGGATGACCCCGTTGCAGGGCGCGATGATCGCCGCCGCGGTGGCCAACAAGGACGGCAAGCAGATGCGTCCCTACCTCGTCAAGCAGCTGCTCGGGCCGGACCGCACCACCGTCTACGACGCCGCCCAGCCGCGCGAGCTGCGCCGCCCGATCAGCGGTCAGGTCGCCGCCGACCTGCGCGACATGATGCAGAACGTGGTGAAGGAGGGCACCGGTCGCCGGGCCGCCATCGACGGCTACGTCGTCGGCGGCAAGACCGGTACCGCCCAGTCCGGCCCGAACACCCCGGACCACGGCTGGTTCATCGGCTTCGCGCTGGACAAGGACGGCACGCCGCTCTCCGCGGTCTGCGTCGAGCTGGAGCAGGCGGGCAACGGCGGCAGCGCCGAGGCGGCCCGTATCGCCGGCCGGATCATGGCGGCGGCGATCGCCGACTCCGGGAGGCGCTGA
- a CDS encoding FtsW/RodA/SpoVE family cell cycle protein: MVLVAAYAAMVEAKALDTITPDFWIPAAALGLVFLGLHLVIRWLAPYADPALLPAVALLNGIGVGFLRRYDLAKATPAEREDLAIFAGTGGRQLAWTLAAVVLAAGLLAILRDHRSLSRYAYTLGLAGIVLVMIPALLPSRFSEINGAKLWIIVPGLGQIQPGEFAKLTLLTFFAYYLVRKREVLSLASRRVLGIDFPRGRDLGPVLVVWLVSLLVLIFEKDLGTSLLYFGMFVVTLYIATERVSWLLIGLILFFGGAYLAYVLGSTVGGPFANFYDRAQIWLDPFAEPYDRGYQLVQGLLTLGTGGLFGAGPGGGQPALLPEVQTDFIFAGIGEEIGLFGLSALLVIYLLIVERGLRAALAVRDSFGKLLAGGLAFTLGLQVFVIVGGISKLIPLTGQTTPFLSAGGSSLMANWLLIAVLLRVSDGARRPVTGGRGPAARPAGGPPEQLHGAQTEVIRP; the protein is encoded by the coding sequence ATGGTGCTCGTGGCGGCGTACGCGGCGATGGTCGAGGCGAAGGCGCTGGACACGATCACGCCCGACTTCTGGATCCCGGCCGCCGCGCTGGGGCTGGTCTTCCTCGGCCTGCACCTGGTGATCCGCTGGCTGGCGCCGTACGCCGATCCGGCGCTGCTGCCGGCGGTGGCGCTGCTCAACGGCATCGGGGTCGGCTTCCTGCGCCGGTACGACCTGGCCAAGGCCACGCCCGCAGAGCGGGAGGACCTGGCCATCTTCGCCGGCACCGGTGGCCGGCAGCTCGCCTGGACGCTGGCCGCCGTGGTGCTGGCGGCCGGGCTGCTGGCGATCCTGCGCGACCACCGTTCGCTGTCCCGGTACGCGTACACCCTGGGCCTGGCCGGCATCGTGCTGGTGATGATCCCGGCGTTGCTGCCGTCGCGGTTCTCCGAGATCAACGGCGCCAAACTCTGGATCATCGTGCCCGGCCTGGGGCAGATCCAGCCGGGTGAGTTCGCCAAGCTGACCCTGCTGACGTTCTTCGCCTACTACCTGGTGCGCAAGCGCGAGGTGCTCTCGCTCGCGAGCCGGCGGGTGCTGGGCATCGACTTCCCGCGGGGGCGCGACCTCGGCCCGGTGCTCGTGGTGTGGCTGGTCAGCCTCCTGGTCCTGATCTTCGAGAAGGACCTGGGCACGTCGCTGCTCTACTTCGGCATGTTCGTGGTGACGCTCTACATCGCCACCGAGCGGGTGAGCTGGCTGCTCATCGGTCTGATCCTGTTCTTCGGCGGCGCCTACCTGGCGTACGTGCTGGGCAGCACCGTGGGCGGCCCGTTCGCGAACTTCTACGACCGGGCGCAGATCTGGCTGGACCCGTTCGCCGAGCCGTACGACAGGGGTTACCAGCTGGTGCAGGGGCTGCTCACGCTCGGCACCGGCGGCCTGTTCGGGGCCGGGCCGGGCGGCGGCCAGCCGGCGCTGCTGCCCGAGGTGCAGACCGACTTCATCTTCGCCGGCATCGGTGAGGAGATCGGCCTGTTCGGTCTCTCCGCGCTGCTCGTGATCTACCTGCTGATCGTGGAGCGGGGCCTGCGGGCCGCGCTGGCGGTGCGGGACTCGTTCGGCAAGCTGCTCGCCGGTGGTCTGGCGTTCACGCTGGGCCTGCAGGTCTTCGTCATCGTCGGCGGCATCAGCAAGCTCATCCCGCTGACCGGTCAGACCACCCCGTTCCTGTCCGCCGGTGGCTCCTCGCTGATGGCGAACTGGCTGCTCATCGCGGTGCTGCTGCGGGTCTCCGACGGCGCCCGCCGCCCGGTGACCGGCGGCCGTGGTCCGGCCGCCCGGCCCGCCGGCGGTCCGCCCGAGCAGTTGCACGGCGCCCAGACGGAGGTGATCCGGCCGTGA
- a CDS encoding protein phosphatase 2C domain-containing protein gives MTLTLRYAAHSDRGLIRDGNQDSVYAGPRLLAVADGMGGMAAGDVASNIVIGAMAPLDEDVPGDALVDALRSAVGTANQQLRDTVDANPQLEGMGTTLTATLFSGSKLGMVHIGDSRAYLLRNGEFAQITKDDTYVQMLVDEGRISAEEASSHPQRSLLTRALDGRDIDPEYSVRQVLPGDRYLICSDGLSGVVSAETIADTMREYPDPQRCVERLVQLALRGGGPDNITVIIADATDQDIVEASPIVGGAAARDRGMATSADDSTPAARASALSAPRPPAPEEPVDNRDDEPEGRRRRPLRTVAMVLALAVIVGGGVFGGWTYTQRQYYVGATDDGQLAVFRGVPGQVAGLDLSNVHARSGARLDDLTLAAQERVKQGIQARNEPDAERRLAELTSDDPANPNLKPLCPPDPSPGLSTSPTPVATAGAPTPSAGGSAVPSPPVAGSPTPGAPSPTSPITPDAVPSDTVPPADPAGCRSPE, from the coding sequence ATGACTCTGACCCTGCGCTACGCGGCCCACAGCGACCGCGGTCTGATCCGAGACGGCAATCAGGATTCCGTCTACGCCGGACCGCGGCTGCTCGCCGTGGCCGACGGCATGGGCGGCATGGCCGCCGGTGACGTCGCCAGCAACATCGTCATCGGTGCCATGGCGCCCCTCGACGAGGACGTCCCCGGTGACGCCCTGGTCGACGCGCTCCGCTCCGCCGTGGGCACCGCCAACCAGCAGCTCCGCGACACCGTGGACGCCAACCCGCAGCTGGAGGGGATGGGCACCACGCTCACCGCGACCCTCTTCTCCGGCAGCAAGCTCGGGATGGTCCACATCGGTGACTCGCGGGCCTATCTCCTGCGCAACGGCGAGTTCGCGCAGATCACCAAGGACGACACGTACGTCCAGATGCTCGTCGACGAGGGCCGGATCAGCGCGGAGGAGGCGAGCAGCCACCCCCAGCGCTCGCTGCTCACCCGGGCGCTCGACGGCCGCGACATCGACCCGGAGTACAGCGTCCGCCAGGTGTTGCCCGGCGACCGCTACCTGATCTGCTCCGACGGGCTCTCCGGCGTGGTGAGCGCGGAGACCATCGCGGACACCATGCGGGAGTACCCCGACCCGCAGCGGTGCGTGGAACGCCTGGTGCAGCTCGCGCTGCGCGGCGGCGGCCCGGACAACATCACCGTGATCATCGCCGACGCCACCGACCAGGACATCGTCGAGGCGTCCCCGATCGTCGGCGGCGCCGCCGCCCGCGACCGGGGCATGGCGACCTCGGCCGACGACTCCACCCCGGCGGCCCGCGCCTCGGCGCTGTCCGCCCCCCGGCCGCCCGCGCCGGAGGAGCCGGTGGACAACCGCGACGACGAGCCCGAGGGGCGTCGCCGCCGGCCGCTGCGTACCGTCGCCATGGTGCTGGCGCTCGCGGTGATCGTCGGCGGTGGCGTGTTCGGCGGCTGGACGTACACCCAGCGGCAGTACTACGTCGGCGCCACCGACGACGGCCAGCTCGCGGTCTTCCGCGGGGTGCCCGGCCAGGTGGCCGGGCTGGACCTGTCGAACGTGCACGCGCGCAGCGGCGCCCGGCTCGACGACCTCACCCTGGCCGCCCAGGAGCGGGTGAAGCAGGGCATCCAGGCCCGCAACGAGCCGGACGCGGAGCGCCGGCTGGCGGAGCTGACCAGCGACGACCCGGCGAACCCGAACCTCAAGCCGCTCTGCCCGCCCGACCCGTCGCCCGGCCTGTCCACCAGCCCGACTCCGGTGGCGACGGCGGGTGCGCCGACCCCGTCGGCGGGCGGCAGCGCCGTACCGTCGCCGCCGGTCGCCGGCTCACCGACCCCCGGCGCCCCGTCGCCGACGTCGCCCATCACGCCCGACGCCGTACCCTCCGACACCGTTCCGCCGGCCGACCCGGCGGGTTGCCGGTCGCCGGAGTGA
- a CDS encoding FHA domain-containing protein, whose amino-acid sequence MPELVITVARFGFLILLWIFVFTVVGVIRRDLFAGARSGKLVAAPRGIGASTGQPGKPAKAKRGRAAHQLVVTAGQLAGTRITLGEAQITIGRAEDSTLVITDDYASARHARLVPREGQWYVEDLGSTNGTYLDRAKVTGPTPVPLGVPIRIGRTSLELRP is encoded by the coding sequence TTGCCGGAACTGGTCATCACCGTCGCGCGGTTCGGGTTCCTGATCCTGCTGTGGATCTTCGTGTTCACGGTGGTCGGCGTGATCCGCCGGGACCTCTTCGCCGGTGCCCGGTCGGGCAAGCTGGTGGCCGCGCCGCGGGGGATCGGCGCGTCGACCGGGCAGCCGGGGAAGCCGGCGAAGGCCAAGCGCGGCCGGGCCGCCCACCAGTTGGTGGTCACCGCCGGTCAGCTCGCCGGCACCCGGATCACGCTCGGAGAGGCCCAGATCACCATCGGTCGGGCGGAGGACTCGACCCTGGTGATCACCGACGACTACGCCTCGGCGCGACACGCCCGGCTGGTGCCCCGCGAAGGGCAGTGGTACGTCGAGGACCTCGGATCGACTAACGGCACCTATCTCGATCGCGCTAAGGTCACCGGACCAACCCCCGTCCCCCTCGGCGTGCCGATCCGGATCGGCCGCACTTCCCTCGAATTACGGCCATGA